The nucleotide sequence TCGTCGAGGTAGATGCAGTGCGCGTAGACGGCGCGCTCGCGCATCAGGCCGAAGCCGGCGTAGACGTCGAGGTAGGAACGCGCCTGCGGATACAGCTCGCGCACCCAGGCCACCTCGTCGCGGTTCTCGGCCACGTGCGACTGGATCCAGGTGTCGGCGTACTTCGCGGCCAGCTCGCCGGCGCCGCGCATCTGCGCATCGGTGCTCGCGGGCGCGAAGCGCGGCGTGATCGCATAGCCGAGCCGGTCGACGCCGTGCCACTTGCGGATCAGCGCCTCGGAATCGATCAGGCTCTGCTCGGTCCGGTCGCGCACGCCGTCAGGCGAGTTGCGGTCCTGCAGCACCTTGCCGGTGATCATGCGCAGGCCGCGGCGCCGGGCGTCCTCGAAGAAGGCATCGACCGAGGCCACGTGCGAGGTCGCGAAGGTCAGCGAGGTGGTGACGCCGTTGCGCAGCAGCTCGTCGAGGAAGAAGCCGGCCACTTCCTTCGAATGGGCCGGGTCGGCGAAGCGGCTCTCGGCCGGGAAGGTGTAGTTCTCGAGCCAGGGCAAGAGGCCCGGCGAGGGCGAACCGATGATGTCGGTCTGCGGGAAATGGATGTGCATGTCCACGAAGCCCGGCGCGAGGATGCGCCCCGGCAGGTGCGTGGTGTGGACCTCGGGATGGCGCGGTGCCACGGCGGCATGGCTGCCCGCATCGAGCACGCGCTGGCGGCCGGCGGCATCGGGGCCGACGACCAGCAGGCCGTCTTCGTCGAACTGGGGGAGACCGGCGGCGTCGAAGCGCAGCAGGGAGGCGCGGTAGGCTTTTTTCATCGTGGAGGCGGAGCGTAATGCAGCCTCGCGCTGCCGCAATTTCCATGCGCGTATGAGCGCTATATGGCGCGCGGCCTGCGGGTTATCCCGAGGGCAGGGCCGGAAACGGCAACGCCGGACCGTCGCGGCCCGGCGGGAATCTCAGACGCTCGAGACCTCGGAAGCTCAGGGCTTCGCGAGCATCTTGCCCAGCGCGAACACCGAGTTCGGCACGTTCGTCGGGCGGGCCACGCTGGGCGCGGCCTGGCGCGAGGTGGCGTGGCGGACCACCGCCGGCGCCTTGGCCTGGGTCGCGTTGCGCGCGATCTGCTCGTCCATCAGGTGCTGCAGCGTGACCGAGTCGAGGAACTCCACCATGCGGCTGTTGAGCGATGCCCAGAGCTCGTGCGCGGTGCAGCGCACGCCTTCTTCCTCGCTCGCGGAGGCCGAGGACGGCGCCGCTTCGGCGGCATCGACCGCGAACACGATGTCGGCCACCGTGATGCGCGCGGCCTTGCGGCCCAGCGAGTAGCCGCCGCCCGGGCCGCGCGTGGAGGCGACCAGTTCGTGCCGGCGCAGCTTGCTGAACATCTGCTCCAGATAGGACATCGAAATCTTCTGCCGCAGGCTGATGGCAGCCAGCGTGACCGGACCGGTGGTCTGGTGCAGGGCCAGATCGATCATGGCGGTGACCGCAAAGCGGCCCTTGGTGGTGAGACGCATCTCATCTCTCCTTCGTGCTTCTTGTAGACGTGAGGCCATTGCGGCCCCGTGGCGAAGCTTCCTTTGTTGTTATACGTTCTTCCAGAAACTCGACGCCGGAGTATCGGACCTCGCGGACCGACTGCCGGCAGATCCCGCCATTGTCGGCGAAAGATCTGCCTTTTTGGCACCGGAAAAGCACTGAAGCCTTCCCGAAAACCGGCATAGACCTATCCGACACGAAAAACCGCATTCGGTTCCCGAACCGTCGTCGGGCGTCCCGCTCAGCGCGCGATCCGCCCCTGCACGCCCTCGGCCAGCCAGTTCATCCGCAGGATCTGCTCGTCGGACAGCTGGCTGCCCTTGGCGATCGCGACATGGCCCTCGTTGTCGCGCACCTCGGCCGCCACGGCGCGGAACGGCTGCAGCCGGCCGGCCGCGATGTCCTGCTGGCGCGCCAGCACCTCCTGCTGCACGGCCTGCGGCACCCTGGTGCCGAAATCGCCGACCCGGATCATTCCTTCCTTCACGCCGCCCCAGAGGTTGGCGCTCTTCCAGCTGCCGTCGAGCACCGCGCGGGCGCGCTGCGTGTAGTAGCCGCCCCACTGGTGCGTGACCGCGACCACCTGGGCGTCGGGCGCGATCCTGCGCATGTCCGAGTGGTAGGCGATCGCCAGCTTGCCGCGCTCCTGCGCCGCCGCCATCACCGCGGTCGAGCCGGTGTGGAAGGCGATCACGTCCACCGACTGGTTGAACAGGGTCATGGCCGCGTCGCGCTCCTTCGGCGGATCGAACCACTCGTTGAGCCAGACCACGCGCACGGTCGCCTTCGGGTTCACCGAGCGCATGCCCAGCGTGAAGGCGTTGATGCCCTGCAGCACCTCGGGGATCGGGAAGCCCGCCACGTAGCCCGCGACGTTGCTCTTCGTCATGCGCCCGGCCGCCACGCCGGCCAGGTAGCGGCCCTCGTAGTAGCGCGCGTTGGCGGTCGCCACGTTGGGCGCGGTCTTGTAGCCGGTGATCGACTCGAACTTCACCTCGGGAAAGTCGCGCGCCACCTTGAGCGTGGGCTCCATGTAGCCGAAGCTCGGCGTGAAGATCAGCCGGTGGCCCTGCTGCGCGAGGTCGCGGATCACGCGTTCGGCATCCGCACCCTCGGCCACGTTCTCGACATAGGTGGTCTTGACGCGGGCGCCGAGCGCCGCTTCCACGGCCTTGCGGCCCTCGTCGTGCTGGCGCACCCAGCCGGCCTCGGTCAGCGGCGTGACGTAGACGAAGCCGATCTTCAGCGGCGGCGCGGGTTGGGGCTGGGCGTGGGCCCGGGAGTGGGCGGACAACAGAAAACAGGCGGTCAGCCACGCCA is from Variovorax paradoxus and encodes:
- the guaD gene encoding guanine deaminase, whose translation is MKKAYRASLLRFDAAGLPQFDEDGLLVVGPDAAGRQRVLDAGSHAAVAPRHPEVHTTHLPGRILAPGFVDMHIHFPQTDIIGSPSPGLLPWLENYTFPAESRFADPAHSKEVAGFFLDELLRNGVTTSLTFATSHVASVDAFFEDARRRGLRMITGKVLQDRNSPDGVRDRTEQSLIDSEALIRKWHGVDRLGYAITPRFAPASTDAQMRGAGELAAKYADTWIQSHVAENRDEVAWVRELYPQARSYLDVYAGFGLMRERAVYAHCIYLDDTDRALLRETKTAAAVSPTSNLFLGSGFFDFGKADQVGHPYGLASDVGGGTSFSPFHTMMAAYYVGREGQTKAGLSIAPSELWWRHTGGAARALGLDGVVGNLQPGCEADFLVLNPKATPLLERKTARANGLEELLFALIVLGDDRLVERTVISQAG
- a CDS encoding Rrf2 family transcriptional regulator translates to MRLTTKGRFAVTAMIDLALHQTTGPVTLAAISLRQKISMSYLEQMFSKLRRHELVASTRGPGGGYSLGRKAARITVADIVFAVDAAEAAPSSASASEEEGVRCTAHELWASLNSRMVEFLDSVTLQHLMDEQIARNATQAKAPAVVRHATSRQAAPSVARPTNVPNSVFALGKMLAKP
- a CDS encoding BMP family ABC transporter substrate-binding protein, which translates into the protein MYKNLAGRALVAWLTACFLLSAHSRAHAQPQPAPPLKIGFVYVTPLTEAGWVRQHDEGRKAVEAALGARVKTTYVENVAEGADAERVIRDLAQQGHRLIFTPSFGYMEPTLKVARDFPEVKFESITGYKTAPNVATANARYYEGRYLAGVAAGRMTKSNVAGYVAGFPIPEVLQGINAFTLGMRSVNPKATVRVVWLNEWFDPPKERDAAMTLFNQSVDVIAFHTGSTAVMAAAQERGKLAIAYHSDMRRIAPDAQVVAVTHQWGGYYTQRARAVLDGSWKSANLWGGVKEGMIRVGDFGTRVPQAVQQEVLARQQDIAAGRLQPFRAVAAEVRDNEGHVAIAKGSQLSDEQILRMNWLAEGVQGRIAR